From Flavobacterium sp. 102, a single genomic window includes:
- a CDS encoding PhoH family protein, producing MNERIIELHDIAPKEFWGAQDTHLETIKRYYPKLKIVARGTTLKAFGEKEELDEFENRFNRLMLHFTRYNNIDDNVIDRVIHSNSHEEQRMPDSDKILVHGIGGKLIKAMTPNQQKLVDYVAKNDMVFAVGPAGTGKTYTGVALAVKALKEKQVKRIILTRPAVEAGENLGFLPGDMKEKLDPYMQPLYDALRDMLPPQTLEDYLLKGIIQIAPLAFMRGRTLDNAFVILDEAQNTTHSQMKMFLTRMGKNAKFIITGDPGQVDLPRRTISGLKEAILVLKDVEGIGIIYLDDKDIVRHRLVKKVIDAYKSIENNDY from the coding sequence TTGAACGAACGTATCATTGAATTACACGACATCGCACCCAAAGAATTTTGGGGCGCTCAAGACACTCATCTTGAAACTATTAAAAGGTATTATCCTAAACTCAAAATTGTCGCTCGCGGCACAACCCTGAAGGCATTTGGCGAAAAAGAAGAGCTCGATGAGTTTGAAAATCGCTTTAACCGCTTGATGTTGCATTTTACGCGCTACAACAATATTGATGACAATGTAATTGATCGAGTCATACATAGTAATTCTCACGAAGAGCAACGCATGCCCGACAGTGATAAAATTTTGGTGCATGGTATAGGAGGAAAGCTGATTAAAGCCATGACGCCTAACCAACAAAAGTTAGTAGATTATGTAGCCAAAAACGATATGGTATTTGCCGTTGGTCCGGCGGGAACAGGTAAAACCTATACCGGTGTGGCTTTAGCCGTAAAAGCTTTAAAGGAAAAACAGGTAAAGAGAATCATTTTAACACGTCCTGCTGTTGAAGCTGGTGAAAACCTCGGATTTTTGCCGGGTGACATGAAGGAAAAACTCGATCCGTATATGCAGCCTTTATATGATGCGTTGCGCGATATGTTGCCACCACAAACATTGGAAGATTATTTATTAAAAGGAATCATCCAAATTGCACCATTAGCTTTTATGCGTGGTCGAACGTTGGACAATGCATTTGTAATCTTGGATGAAGCGCAAAACACGACGCATTCGCAAATGAAAATGTTCTTAACCCGTATGGGTAAAAACGCCAAATTCATCATTACCGGTGATCCGGGTCAAGTAGATTTACCGCGTCGGACAATTTCAGGATTGAAAGAAGCGATTTTAGTATTAAAAGATGTTGAAGGTATTGGAATCATTTACCTAGATGATAAAGATATTGTTCGCCACCGATTGGTAAAAAAAGTAATTGATGCTTATAAGAGTATTGAGAACAACGATTACTAG
- a CDS encoding S-adenosyl-l-methionine hydroxide adenosyltransferase family protein yields MSIITLTTDYGLKDHFVGALKGKLLSEYPEAVIIDISHHIDAFNIAEAAYMIGAAYGSFPKDTVHLIGVDIELNAENQHIAMQWNDQYFVCADNGILSMLIQKIVPQKLVTINIHDRLPSDATDLDVFVKVACHLAKGGLLNVIGKEIKTIKEVTELQAIVKDNQIKGYVIYIDHLGNAVTNISKKLFLEMGKGRPYEIKFKNQTIKTILPKYSDIVVSEKYSWKDYEGEKLAIFNEAGFLEIAIFRSNPDTVGSASSLLGLQYRDLVTIDFKN; encoded by the coding sequence ATGTCAATAATTACCTTAACTACCGATTACGGATTAAAAGACCACTTTGTCGGTGCTTTGAAAGGTAAGTTGTTGTCTGAATATCCTGAAGCTGTCATTATCGACATTTCACATCATATTGACGCTTTTAATATAGCCGAAGCGGCTTACATGATTGGCGCAGCTTATGGTAGTTTTCCAAAAGACACTGTTCACTTAATTGGTGTAGACATTGAATTGAATGCAGAAAACCAACACATTGCTATGCAATGGAACGATCAATACTTTGTTTGTGCCGATAACGGTATCTTAAGTATGTTGATTCAAAAGATTGTCCCACAAAAATTGGTTACCATAAACATACACGACCGATTACCGAGCGATGCCACCGATTTGGATGTATTCGTAAAAGTAGCTTGTCATTTGGCCAAAGGCGGTTTGCTGAATGTCATCGGCAAAGAAATCAAGACTATCAAAGAAGTAACCGAATTACAAGCCATTGTCAAAGACAATCAAATAAAAGGTTATGTGATTTATATAGACCATTTGGGTAATGCCGTAACTAATATTTCTAAGAAGTTGTTTTTGGAGATGGGCAAAGGCAGACCTTACGAGATTAAATTTAAAAACCAAACCATTAAAACCATCTTACCCAAATACTCGGACATTGTAGTTTCCGAAAAGTATTCTTGGAAAGATTATGAAGGCGAAAAGTTGGCGATATTCAACGAAGCAGGTTTTTTAGAGATTGCCATTTTTAGAAGTAATCCCGACACAGTTGGTTCTGCAAGTTCCCTTTTAGGGTTGCAGTACAGAGATTTGGTGACGATAGATTTTAAAAATTAA
- a CDS encoding ankyrin repeat domain-containing protein — protein sequence MKKTIIFAGLALVAFTNVALATNVSKTHYPTVVTMYEVTPLCNAIVKGDLAIVKKFIEYGSDVNESMNGTTPLMLAARYNKVEIIKLLLENGAKLDTKDERGYTALKYAEFSNANEAIALLKQA from the coding sequence ATGAAGAAAACAATCATTTTTGCAGGCTTAGCTCTTGTAGCTTTTACTAATGTTGCTCTGGCAACCAATGTTTCAAAAACTCATTATCCAACAGTAGTTACAATGTATGAAGTAACACCTCTTTGTAACGCTATCGTTAAAGGAGATTTGGCAATTGTCAAAAAATTCATTGAATATGGTTCCGATGTGAACGAATCGATGAACGGAACAACACCTTTAATGTTGGCGGCTCGTTACAATAAAGTGGAAATTATTAAATTATTATTGGAGAATGGTGCCAAATTAGACACTAAAGATGAAAGAGGCTATACGGCTTTAAAGTATGCAGAATTCTCTAATGCTAATGAAGCAATTGCTTTATTAAAGCAAGCTTAG
- a CDS encoding phosphoribosylaminoimidazolesuccinocarboxamide synthase — MNTITTTNFQFPGQKSVYRGKVREVYNINDELLVMIATDRLSAFDVVMPKGIPYKGQILNQIATKFMHLTSDIVPNWLIATPDPNVAVGHLCEPFKVEMVIRGYLSGHAAREYAEGKRTLCGVTMPEGLKENDKFPTPIITPTTKADNGSHDEDISRESILEKGIVSEADYLVLEKYTRALYQRGTEIAASRGLILVDTKYEFGKTKDGVIVLIDEIHTPDSSRYFYADGYQERQDNNEEQKQLSKEFVRRWLIENGFQGKDGQQIPDMTDQYIESVSERYIELYENILGEKFTKADITNINQRIEQNVINFLKS, encoded by the coding sequence ATGAATACAATAACAACTACAAATTTCCAATTTCCGGGACAAAAATCCGTTTATCGCGGTAAAGTACGAGAGGTTTACAACATCAATGACGAACTTTTAGTGATGATTGCCACCGACAGGCTTTCGGCTTTTGATGTGGTAATGCCCAAAGGAATTCCATACAAAGGTCAAATCCTGAACCAAATTGCGACCAAGTTCATGCATTTAACTTCGGATATTGTACCGAATTGGTTAATCGCAACCCCGGATCCAAATGTAGCTGTTGGACATCTTTGTGAACCTTTCAAAGTAGAAATGGTCATTCGCGGTTATCTTTCAGGTCATGCAGCACGTGAATATGCCGAAGGGAAAAGAACACTTTGCGGTGTAACCATGCCTGAAGGTTTAAAAGAAAACGACAAATTTCCAACGCCTATTATAACACCAACCACTAAAGCAGATAACGGTTCTCACGACGAAGATATTTCGCGCGAATCGATATTAGAAAAAGGCATCGTTTCCGAAGCGGATTATTTAGTGTTAGAGAAATACACCAGAGCTTTGTACCAACGCGGAACGGAAATAGCAGCAAGTCGCGGGTTAATTTTAGTAGACACTAAATATGAATTCGGCAAAACCAAAGACGGCGTTATTGTATTAATCGACGAAATTCACACTCCCGATTCTTCACGTTATTTCTATGCCGATGGTTATCAAGAAAGACAAGATAATAATGAAGAACAAAAACAATTGTCCAAAGAGTTCGTTCGCCGTTGGTTAATAGAGAATGGTTTTCAAGGCAAAGACGGTCAACAAATTCCTGATATGACTGACCAATACATAGAATCTGTTTCAGAACGTTACATAGAATTATATGAAAACATTCTTGGAGAAAAATTTACTAAAGCAGATATAACTAACATTAATCAACGAATCGAACAGAATGTGATTAACTTTTTGAAATCGTAA